Proteins encoded by one window of Cydia fagiglandana chromosome Z, ilCydFagi1.1, whole genome shotgun sequence:
- the LOC134678959 gene encoding uncharacterized protein LOC134678959, which translates to MISKGKIVFKIIVYTGYQEAMLWQTYVALLTLAVDLEHTIMGQYRLKETAAERLLYHAWTNFNIKFKQVKYVRPEVDEPHVVEDDDDDDVEYEHEQHVDPVLG; encoded by the exons atgattaGCAAGGgaaaaattgtgtttaaaattaTCGTTTATACAGGATACCAGGAAGCCATGCTTTGGCAGACCTACGTTGCTCTGCTGACTCTCGCCGTTGACTTGGAACATACGATCATGGGTCAATACAGATTGAAGGAGACTGCG GCGGAGCGGCTTCTGTACCACGCGTggactaattttaatattaaattcaaaCAAGTGAAATACGTCAGACCCGAAGTGGACGAGCCACACGTCGtcgaggatgatgatgatgacgatgtaGAGTATGAACATGAACAACATGTAGACCCTGTATTAGGGTAA
- the LOC134678738 gene encoding calcium-binding mitochondrial carrier protein SCaMC-2 isoform X4, protein MDMESYYDAWEWIVKYLDIGEDMNVPDDFTQSELQTGKWWRHLLAGGIAGAFSRTCTAPLDRLKVFLQVNPTREGMSKCLARMISEGGITGLWRGNGINVIKIAPESAIKFAAYEQVKRLILGDRKNQPLEIYERFAAGATAGAISQTVIYPLEVLKTRLALRKTGQYSGILDAARKIYAREGLRCFYKGYIPNILGIVPYAGIDLAVYETLKKKYINKYHHNGQPGMLLLLACGSASCTLGQVCSYPLALVRTRLQAQEKAAKVAEGTMRGVFKDIVQREGVRGLYRGITPNFIKVIPAVSISYVVYEYASRSLGVNMT, encoded by the exons ATGGATATGGAATCTTATTACGACGCTTGGGAATGGATCGTTAAG TATCTGGACATCGGGGAGGACATGAACGTACCCGACGACTTCACACAGAGCGAACTCCAGACGGGGAAGTGGTGGCGCCATCTGCTGGCGGGTGGCATCGCCGGAGCGTTCAGCCGGACCTGTACGGCGCCTCTGGACCGACTAAAAGTGTTCCTGCAG GTGAATCCAACAAGAGAAGGCATGAGCAAGTGCTTAGCGAGAATGATAAGCGAGGGCGGCATCACCGGCCTCTGGCGGGGAAACGGCATCAACGTCATTAAAATAGCGCCAGAATCAGCTATCAAGTTCGCCGCCTACGAGCAAGTCAAGCGTCTAATACTCGGCGACAGAAAAAACCAGCCTCTAGAGATATATGAGCGATTCGCCGCCGGCGCTACGGCCGGGGCGATCAGCCAAACGGTCATATACCCTCTCGAGGTTCTCAAAACGCGATTGGCGCTTAGAAAAACTGGCCAGTACAGCGGCATTCTGGACGCCGCGCGGAAAATATACGCCCGCGAGGGGCTCAGATGCTTCTATAAAGGCTACATTCCAAATATCCTAGGGATCGTGCCGTACGCGGGGATAGACCTGGCGGTGTACGAGACGCTGAAGAAGAAGTACATAAACAAGTACCACCACAACGGGCAGCCGGGCATGCTGCTGCTGCTGGCGTGCGGCAGCGCCTCCTGCACGCTGGGCCAGGTGTGCTCGTACCCGCTGGCGCTCGTCAGGACCAGGTTGCAGGCGCAAG AGAAAGCAGCCAAAGTAGCGGAAGGCACGATGCGCGGCGTGTTCAAGGACATCGTGCAGCGAGAGGGCGTCCGCGGCCTCTACCGCGGCATCACACCCAACTTCATCAAGGTCATACCCGCCGTCTCCATCTCCTACGTCGTCTACGAGTACGCCAGCCGGTCCCTAGGCGTCAATATGACGTGA
- the LOC134678738 gene encoding calcium-binding mitochondrial carrier protein SCaMC-2 isoform X3, with amino-acid sequence MSLELEELTVGTGDVFEDFLIVFRRCLAKYLDIGEDMNVPDDFTQSELQTGKWWRHLLAGGIAGAFSRTCTAPLDRLKVFLQVNPTREGMSKCLARMISEGGITGLWRGNGINVIKIAPESAIKFAAYEQVKRLILGDRKNQPLEIYERFAAGATAGAISQTVIYPLEVLKTRLALRKTGQYSGILDAARKIYAREGLRCFYKGYIPNILGIVPYAGIDLAVYETLKKKYINKYHHNGQPGMLLLLACGSASCTLGQVCSYPLALVRTRLQAQEKAAKVAEGTMRGVFKDIVQREGVRGLYRGITPNFIKVIPAVSISYVVYEYASRSLGVNMT; translated from the exons ATGTCTCTGGAACTGGAGGAGCTTACGGTCGGAACGGGCGACGTCTTCGAGGACTTCCTGATCGTCTTCCGAAGATGTTTGGCAAAG TATCTGGACATCGGGGAGGACATGAACGTACCCGACGACTTCACACAGAGCGAACTCCAGACGGGGAAGTGGTGGCGCCATCTGCTGGCGGGTGGCATCGCCGGAGCGTTCAGCCGGACCTGTACGGCGCCTCTGGACCGACTAAAAGTGTTCCTGCAG GTGAATCCAACAAGAGAAGGCATGAGCAAGTGCTTAGCGAGAATGATAAGCGAGGGCGGCATCACCGGCCTCTGGCGGGGAAACGGCATCAACGTCATTAAAATAGCGCCAGAATCAGCTATCAAGTTCGCCGCCTACGAGCAAGTCAAGCGTCTAATACTCGGCGACAGAAAAAACCAGCCTCTAGAGATATATGAGCGATTCGCCGCCGGCGCTACGGCCGGGGCGATCAGCCAAACGGTCATATACCCTCTCGAGGTTCTCAAAACGCGATTGGCGCTTAGAAAAACTGGCCAGTACAGCGGCATTCTGGACGCCGCGCGGAAAATATACGCCCGCGAGGGGCTCAGATGCTTCTATAAAGGCTACATTCCAAATATCCTAGGGATCGTGCCGTACGCGGGGATAGACCTGGCGGTGTACGAGACGCTGAAGAAGAAGTACATAAACAAGTACCACCACAACGGGCAGCCGGGCATGCTGCTGCTGCTGGCGTGCGGCAGCGCCTCCTGCACGCTGGGCCAGGTGTGCTCGTACCCGCTGGCGCTCGTCAGGACCAGGTTGCAGGCGCAAG AGAAAGCAGCCAAAGTAGCGGAAGGCACGATGCGCGGCGTGTTCAAGGACATCGTGCAGCGAGAGGGCGTCCGCGGCCTCTACCGCGGCATCACACCCAACTTCATCAAGGTCATACCCGCCGTCTCCATCTCCTACGTCGTCTACGAGTACGCCAGCCGGTCCCTAGGCGTCAATATGACGTGA